In one Candidatus Peribacter riflensis genomic region, the following are encoded:
- a CDS encoding M23B subfamily peptidase, producing MTTLVARKTLGFGATPLHRHVEPHAFHYLAQRASFWVAILSLLAFVTGNMIGQHGWQVFWKSVLGHDDDSLIVYTGTVTPIALVPDYTRWTRYGGNPQEHTFREVPADLLIPLPQYTSNLNDETARVIYSVGYMGSYVSGTERSGSHPAVDIRVPIGTPVRAVASGIVSEVKDATGFGRTVVIRHPHIPDPSRPSETTVLYSNYAHLSTTFVNPGDIVEKGEQIALSGMTGDATGPHLHFQIDREDAPWHPYWPFTSEELRTAGLSTTAAINRGFHADRGLSFTVNPLLFTQANYAPVTTVADVKTKVQSSAAASSVTSQTWIARVQSRVAQRRAERLTQRVTTVAVHSAASAVSSVASSAAPALPEVVQRREVVVLNDRDVPAAASSTVVSVEIAHDGVYNERGWERMRLTLLDAQGNVVTSPAFERDLVLRAAFGTADFQPDTLSVLDFQNGRAEVGVLPHGRRTLVVEVIPFKTLSQPMRYTK from the coding sequence ATGACCACCCTCGTTGCCCGCAAAACTTTGGGATTCGGCGCGACCCCTCTGCACCGTCATGTGGAACCTCATGCGTTCCACTATCTGGCGCAGCGCGCCTCCTTTTGGGTGGCGATCCTCTCGCTGCTCGCCTTCGTCACCGGCAACATGATCGGTCAGCATGGATGGCAGGTCTTCTGGAAATCGGTTCTGGGTCACGATGATGATAGCCTCATCGTCTACACGGGCACAGTCACGCCCATCGCTCTCGTCCCCGATTACACCCGCTGGACCCGCTACGGAGGCAATCCCCAGGAACACACGTTCCGCGAGGTGCCGGCTGATCTGCTCATTCCTCTGCCGCAGTACACGTCCAACCTCAACGACGAAACGGCTCGGGTCATCTACTCGGTAGGCTACATGGGGTCGTACGTCTCGGGCACCGAGCGTTCCGGCAGCCACCCGGCTGTGGATATCCGCGTGCCCATCGGCACGCCGGTGCGCGCGGTTGCGAGCGGCATCGTGAGCGAGGTGAAAGATGCCACCGGCTTCGGCAGGACCGTGGTGATTCGCCACCCGCATATCCCCGATCCCAGCCGTCCCAGTGAGACCACCGTGCTCTACTCGAACTACGCCCACTTGAGCACGACCTTCGTGAACCCCGGCGACATTGTGGAGAAGGGGGAGCAGATCGCTCTCTCGGGGATGACGGGTGATGCCACGGGCCCGCACCTGCACTTTCAGATCGACCGTGAGGATGCGCCATGGCATCCCTACTGGCCCTTTACGTCCGAAGAGCTGCGCACGGCAGGTCTGTCGACCACTGCGGCCATCAACAGGGGATTCCACGCTGATCGCGGTCTCTCGTTCACGGTGAACCCGTTGCTCTTCACCCAGGCGAATTACGCGCCGGTGACGACCGTTGCGGACGTAAAGACCAAAGTCCAGAGCTCTGCTGCTGCGTCGAGCGTGACGAGCCAGACGTGGATCGCGCGCGTGCAATCGCGTGTCGCACAGCGACGCGCAGAGCGGCTGACACAGCGCGTGACGACCGTAGCGGTGCACAGCGCGGCATCTGCAGTCTCCTCTGTGGCATCTTCTGCAGCGCCTGCTCTGCCCGAAGTCGTGCAGAGGCGTGAAGTGGTGGTCTTGAACGATCGGGATGTTCCGGCCGCGGCCAGCTCGACTGTGGTGTCAGTGGAGATTGCGCACGATGGTGTCTACAACGAGCGCGGCTGGGAGCGCATGCGCCTCACGCTGCTCGATGCGCAGGGCAATGTCGTGACGTCACCCGCCTTCGAACGTGATCTCGTGCTGCGCGCCGCCTTCGGCACCGCCGATTTCCAGCCCGACACGCTCTCGGTCTTAGACTTTCAGAACGGCCGCGCCGAAGTGGGCGTGCTG
- a CDS encoding queuine tRNA-ribosyltransferase: MDEFRKAKSSSLWPMFTCKTLGNLGRRGVLKTPHGVIETPFFLPVGTAGAMRGITHTDLLDLQAQVLLCNTYHLHLHPGEDTVQQAGGLHRYIGWEKPILTDSGGYQVFSLRGLRHISERGVEFRAHTDGSRHVLGPQEATEIQWKFGSDIIMCFDECPPSTASRREIETAVDRTLRWAKICKTTHDQLKQSANGPLLFGIVQGGLHFDLRKKCAEELRAIGFDGYALGGLAVGESEEEMLGILREVAPLLPEEYPRYLMGVGVLHQLRACVALGIDMFDCVLPMRIARHGTILLSDGSEIRITNAEFKQAHVPLDPDSPSDLSRTHLKSYLHHLFKVNERLAETIACKQNLGVTLKMMRDLRTKMDTP, translated from the coding sequence ATGGACGAATTCCGCAAGGCAAAATCCAGTAGTCTATGGCCGATGTTCACCTGTAAAACACTCGGAAATTTGGGCCGGAGGGGGGTGCTCAAAACGCCGCACGGGGTCATCGAAACACCGTTTTTTCTCCCTGTGGGAACGGCCGGGGCCATGCGCGGCATCACGCACACGGATCTCTTGGACCTGCAGGCGCAGGTCCTCCTCTGCAATACCTACCACCTCCACCTGCATCCGGGAGAAGACACCGTGCAACAGGCGGGAGGCCTGCACCGTTATATCGGATGGGAAAAGCCCATCCTCACCGATTCCGGCGGCTACCAGGTTTTTTCTCTGAGGGGACTTCGACACATCTCTGAGCGTGGAGTCGAGTTCCGCGCACATACCGATGGCAGCAGACATGTTCTGGGTCCACAGGAGGCGACGGAGATCCAGTGGAAATTCGGATCGGATATCATCATGTGTTTCGACGAGTGCCCGCCCTCCACCGCTTCGCGCCGGGAGATCGAAACGGCGGTGGATCGCACGCTCCGGTGGGCGAAGATCTGCAAGACGACACACGACCAGCTGAAACAGTCGGCGAACGGGCCGCTTCTGTTCGGCATCGTGCAGGGCGGACTCCATTTCGATCTGCGCAAGAAGTGTGCTGAAGAGCTCCGTGCCATCGGCTTCGACGGCTACGCACTGGGGGGGCTCGCGGTCGGAGAGAGCGAAGAAGAGATGCTCGGCATTCTGCGGGAGGTCGCCCCCCTTCTTCCGGAAGAGTATCCCCGCTACCTCATGGGGGTGGGCGTCTTGCACCAGCTTCGGGCCTGCGTCGCACTCGGGATCGACATGTTCGATTGCGTGCTGCCCATGCGCATCGCGCGTCACGGAACGATTCTGCTCTCGGATGGATCAGAGATCCGCATCACCAACGCCGAGTTCAAACAGGCGCACGTCCCCCTCGATCCTGACTCACCCTCCGACTTGAGCCGCACGCACCTCAAGAGTTACCTGCACCACCTCTTCAAAGTGAATGAGCGCCTGGCCGAAACCATCGCCTGCAAGCAAAATCTTGGCGTTACGCTCAAAATGATGCGTGACTTGCGCACCAAGATGGATACGCCTTAG
- a CDS encoding large subunit ribosomal protein L21 gives MFVIVKIAGFQEKVEEGMKLKVPALDAEPGSTVTFKDVLLTVKGEDDIAVGTPNVSGSTVEAKVLAHGKGDKVRVYKMHRRKRYRRLHGHRQGFTEIEITKISA, from the coding sequence ATGTTCGTGATTGTGAAAATTGCCGGCTTTCAGGAGAAAGTGGAAGAGGGGATGAAGCTGAAGGTTCCCGCGCTCGATGCCGAGCCGGGGAGCACGGTCACATTCAAGGATGTGCTGCTCACTGTGAAGGGTGAGGATGACATCGCCGTGGGCACGCCGAACGTGTCGGGCTCCACGGTCGAAGCCAAAGTGCTCGCCCATGGCAAGGGCGATAAAGTGCGCGTCTACAAGATGCACCGCCGCAAGCGCTACCGCCGACTCCATGGTCACCGGCAGGGGTTCACGGAGATCGAAATTACTAAAATTTCTGCCTAA
- a CDS encoding tRNA dimethylallyltransferase produces METSIITDIGAFLTTAKRPLLVLVGPTASGKTALSISLAHALSEEGKTVEIINADSRQLYRALDIGTAKIRTEDMQGIPHHLLDQLDPKKEVTAAWYKREAERVIGEIRQRAHVPFLVGGSMLYVSAIVDHLAFVDRADPSLRKTLRKRLQTEGPAALFAELQELDPEGALSVDPRNSVYLLRALEVCLVTGRTLKHAKKKNTSSDEDLFFMGLALPREELHRRIAARTEAMFAEGFVEEVSSLLQHGYSAEDPGMQSHGYRDIAERLQKASVEEVRRDAALKQAITAKARQYARRQMTWWREDERIRWIAPSPIPQPGALHHPLPGGEGRQ; encoded by the coding sequence ATGGAGACGTCGATCATCACTGACATCGGGGCATTTCTCACGACTGCAAAACGTCCACTCCTCGTGCTCGTCGGACCCACGGCGAGCGGCAAGACCGCACTTTCGATCTCGCTGGCACACGCTCTTTCGGAGGAGGGGAAGACCGTGGAGATCATCAATGCCGATTCGCGCCAGCTTTACCGCGCTCTCGATATCGGCACGGCCAAGATTCGCACAGAGGACATGCAGGGGATTCCGCATCACCTTCTCGATCAGCTTGATCCGAAGAAAGAAGTGACTGCGGCATGGTACAAGCGTGAGGCGGAGCGTGTGATCGGGGAGATCCGGCAGAGAGCACATGTGCCGTTTTTGGTCGGAGGGTCGATGCTCTACGTGAGCGCGATCGTTGACCATCTGGCGTTCGTGGATCGTGCTGATCCTTCCTTGCGCAAAACGCTCAGAAAGCGCCTGCAGACGGAGGGGCCGGCTGCCCTCTTCGCAGAGTTGCAGGAGCTCGATCCCGAAGGGGCGCTCTCCGTCGATCCGCGCAACAGCGTGTACCTGCTGCGTGCGCTGGAAGTGTGCCTCGTCACCGGCAGGACGCTGAAGCATGCCAAGAAAAAAAACACTTCATCTGACGAAGATCTCTTCTTCATGGGCCTCGCCCTCCCGCGCGAGGAACTGCACCGCCGCATCGCCGCGCGCACCGAAGCCATGTTCGCAGAGGGCTTCGTGGAGGAAGTGTCGTCCCTGCTGCAGCATGGGTACAGCGCGGAGGATCCGGGTATGCAGAGCCACGGGTACCGTGACATTGCAGAGCGGCTCCAGAAGGCTTCCGTGGAGGAGGTGCGTAGAGATGCGGCCCTGAAGCAGGCCATCACGGCAAAGGCGCGCCAGTACGCCAGGCGGCAGATGACGTGGTGGAGAGAGGATGAGCGGATTCGCTGGATCGCTCCCTCACCCATCCCGCAACCCGGTGCTTTGCACCACCCTCTCCCAGGGGGAGAGGGAAGACAGTGA
- a CDS encoding zinc/iron permease, which translates to MLLSSPLFLTLASVFLVSFVSLSGVMLFALQEKIIRKSLLVLVGFSAGALLGDVFIHMLPEMVEEAQEHPFSPFLLMLAGMLLSFVIEKVIHWRHCHCSALPLASAHMHPVGVMNLVGDGIHNFLDGALIAGSYLLSPTIGIATTVAVVLHEIPQEIGDFAVLLYSGFSTRRAVAFNLLSAVAAFAGAILVLSFASPLPFLGSLLLPIAAGNFLYIAGADLMPELHKETRLPQAALQFLVILLGLGTMQLLTLLER; encoded by the coding sequence ATGTTGCTCTCCTCCCCCCTGTTCCTCACGCTCGCCAGCGTCTTTCTGGTGAGCTTTGTCTCCCTCTCGGGGGTGATGCTCTTTGCCCTGCAGGAGAAAATCATCCGCAAATCACTCCTCGTGCTCGTGGGCTTCTCCGCCGGAGCGCTCCTCGGCGACGTGTTCATCCACATGCTGCCGGAGATGGTGGAGGAGGCACAGGAACACCCGTTCTCGCCGTTCCTGCTCATGCTCGCCGGTATGCTCCTCTCCTTCGTCATTGAAAAGGTCATCCACTGGCGGCACTGCCACTGCTCCGCCCTGCCCCTCGCCTCCGCGCACATGCATCCGGTCGGGGTGATGAACCTCGTCGGCGACGGCATTCACAATTTTCTCGACGGCGCGCTGATTGCGGGCAGCTACCTCTTGAGCCCCACGATCGGCATCGCCACGACGGTGGCCGTAGTCCTGCACGAGATCCCGCAGGAGATCGGCGATTTCGCCGTGCTGCTCTACAGCGGATTCTCCACGCGCCGCGCGGTCGCCTTCAATCTGCTCTCAGCGGTGGCTGCCTTTGCGGGGGCGATCCTCGTGCTCTCGTTCGCCTCCCCTCTCCCGTTCCTAGGCTCGCTGCTCCTGCCGATCGCCGCAGGAAACTTTCTCTACATCGCAGGGGCGGACCTGATGCCGGAGTTGCACAAAGAGACCCGCCTGCCGCAGGCTGCCCTGCAATTTCTCGTCATCCTGCTCGGGCTCGGTACCATGCAGCTCCTCACGCTGCTGGAACGATGA
- a CDS encoding ATP-dependent Clp protease,protease subunit: MHPKLSSIAAQISRGTLTPQNFLIPTVIEKTQFGERVYDIYSRLLEDRVVFLGTAINDDVANSIIAQLLFLEKTNAKKDITLYVNSPGGQVTSTLAMYDTMQYVQPDISTVCLGMAASGGAIILMGGAKGKRFALDHAEIMIHQPLGGTEGQATDIAIHADHIIQTKKLLNELIAQHTGKPVEQVTADTERDKFLSAKEALKYGLIDRIVTKGA; this comes from the coding sequence ATGCATCCCAAGCTCTCTTCGATCGCAGCCCAGATCTCGCGCGGAACGCTCACGCCACAGAACTTCCTCATTCCGACAGTGATCGAGAAGACGCAGTTCGGGGAGCGCGTGTACGACATCTACTCCCGCCTGCTCGAGGACCGCGTCGTGTTCCTCGGTACAGCGATCAATGATGACGTTGCGAACTCCATTATCGCGCAGCTCCTCTTCCTCGAAAAAACGAACGCCAAGAAAGACATCACCCTCTACGTGAACTCCCCCGGCGGACAGGTCACCTCCACGCTCGCCATGTACGACACCATGCAGTACGTACAGCCCGATATCTCCACGGTCTGTCTGGGCATGGCTGCCAGCGGAGGCGCGATCATCCTCATGGGCGGCGCCAAGGGCAAGCGCTTCGCCCTGGACCATGCCGAGATCATGATTCACCAGCCGCTCGGCGGAACAGAAGGCCAGGCCACGGATATCGCCATCCACGCCGACCACATCATCCAGACCAAGAAACTGCTCAATGAGCTCATTGCCCAGCACACGGGCAAGCCCGTGGAACAGGTAACGGCCGACACCGAGCGCGACAAGTTCCTGTCTGCCAAAGAGGCGCTGAAGTACGGGCTCATCGACCGGATCGTGACAAAGGGAGCCTGA
- a CDS encoding putative ATPase translates to MPKLDSAPLAFRLRPKTLEDFVGQSHVVGEGTALRKALEGDTLSSIILAGPPGTGKTTLAKIVAECTHAHFVQINAVLSGVKELREVCAEAEQLFTGLKQRTVLFIDEIHRFNKSQQDALLPYVESGTVILIGATTENPYFEVNAALVSRSQVYLLTPLSVPDLQMILQRALKEKEGYGGAVNVSDDALTYIAELSNGDARIALNLLEMAVLTAGKKLSIAEVTRLFHEHGKRYDRNGEEHYNTVSAFIKSMRGSDCDAALLWMFKMLAGGEQPRFLFRRMAIFASEDVGNADPRALQMVMAAWQAFEFVGLPEGEFFLAHACIYLSQAPKSNAITRAMAGAREVLRTAPTLEVPMHLRNAPIKGMADQGYGKGYQYPHHDQKGVVQEHYFPIGMEPRAFYEPTDRGFEGEVKERLEHIRSIVRT, encoded by the coding sequence ATGCCAAAACTTGATTCCGCTCCACTGGCCTTCCGTCTCCGCCCGAAGACCCTTGAGGATTTTGTGGGGCAGTCGCACGTCGTGGGAGAGGGGACGGCTCTGCGCAAAGCACTCGAAGGAGACACGCTCTCCTCCATCATTCTCGCCGGACCGCCCGGGACGGGCAAAACCACGCTCGCGAAGATCGTGGCGGAGTGCACGCACGCGCACTTCGTGCAGATCAATGCCGTGTTGAGCGGCGTCAAAGAACTCCGCGAGGTCTGTGCCGAGGCCGAGCAGCTCTTCACGGGCTTAAAGCAGCGTACTGTGCTCTTCATCGACGAGATCCATCGGTTCAACAAAAGCCAGCAGGATGCCCTGCTTCCGTACGTCGAGAGCGGGACGGTGATCCTCATCGGAGCGACCACCGAGAATCCCTACTTTGAGGTGAATGCCGCTTTGGTCTCGCGGTCGCAGGTGTACCTGCTCACGCCTCTCTCCGTTCCGGATTTGCAGATGATTCTTCAGCGTGCCCTGAAAGAGAAGGAGGGGTACGGAGGAGCGGTGAACGTGAGTGACGATGCGCTCACGTACATTGCGGAGCTGAGCAACGGGGACGCTCGCATTGCCTTGAACCTGCTCGAGATGGCGGTGCTCACTGCCGGCAAGAAGCTCTCGATTGCAGAGGTCACACGCCTCTTTCACGAGCACGGCAAGCGCTACGACCGCAACGGCGAGGAGCACTACAATACGGTGTCCGCCTTCATCAAGAGCATGCGCGGGAGCGACTGCGATGCGGCGCTGCTGTGGATGTTCAAGATGCTCGCGGGCGGGGAGCAGCCGCGCTTCCTCTTTCGGCGCATGGCGATCTTCGCCAGCGAAGATGTCGGCAATGCTGATCCGCGCGCACTGCAGATGGTCATGGCGGCGTGGCAGGCGTTCGAATTTGTCGGGCTGCCCGAGGGGGAATTTTTTCTCGCCCATGCCTGTATCTACTTAAGCCAGGCACCCAAATCGAATGCGATCACACGCGCGATGGCGGGTGCCCGCGAGGTGCTGCGCACGGCTCCGACGCTGGAAGTACCCATGCATTTACGCAATGCGCCGATCAAAGGCATGGCCGATCAGGGCTACGGCAAGGGCTACCAGTATCCGCATCACGATCAAAAGGGAGTCGTGCAGGAGCACTACTTTCCCATCGGCATGGAACCGCGCGCATTCTACGAACCGACGGATCGTGGGTTTGAGGGGGAGGTAAAGGAGCGTCTGGAGCATATCCGATCCATTGTGCGCACGTAG